One segment of Vibrio orientalis CIP 102891 = ATCC 33934 DNA contains the following:
- a CDS encoding META domain-containing protein, whose protein sequence is MKLSPKTLLAAIALPFVVTACASNGDDVKQITAQDLQHHNWELVSIDGKDITLEGRQTAPRLEVGEKMTANGNAGCNNFFGQAELQDNQFRIEKMGMTMKMCIGDLMDVEQAFSQTLSDWSDMTLTKDSMVLKNDVHTLTFKLNDWKN, encoded by the coding sequence ATGAAGCTTAGTCCAAAAACGTTACTTGCAGCAATTGCCCTTCCTTTTGTAGTAACAGCATGTGCAAGCAATGGTGACGATGTGAAACAAATTACAGCTCAAGATCTACAGCACCACAACTGGGAACTTGTGAGCATCGACGGTAAAGATATTACTCTTGAAGGCCGCCAAACTGCTCCTCGTCTAGAAGTTGGTGAAAAAATGACAGCAAACGGTAACGCTGGCTGTAACAACTTCTTTGGCCAAGCAGAGCTACAAGACAACCAATTCCGCATTGAAAAAATGGGTATGACGATGAAAATGTGTATCGGCGATCTAATGGACGTTGAACAAGCTTTCTCTCAAACTCTATCTGATTGGAGTGATATGACTCTAACTAAAGATTCAATGGTTCTTAAGAATGACGTTCATACACTGACGTTCAAGCTTAATGACTGGAAGAACTAA
- a CDS encoding DUF1289 domain-containing protein yields MEQLEFFIVPSPCVGVCTVDEKGYCQGCMRKREERFNWLNMTPAQQLHVIKLCRQRYIRKHRKAPGGSNAHLSDSDPQQDLF; encoded by the coding sequence TTGGAGCAACTAGAGTTTTTCATTGTCCCCAGCCCATGCGTGGGTGTCTGTACAGTAGACGAAAAAGGCTACTGTCAGGGGTGTATGCGTAAACGTGAAGAGCGCTTCAATTGGCTCAATATGACACCTGCCCAACAACTACACGTCATTAAACTTTGTCGCCAGCGCTATATTCGTAAACACCGTAAAGCCCCTGGTGGCAGTAACGCTCATTTGTCCGATTCTGACCCTCAACAAGACCTGTTCTAG
- a CDS encoding DUF1289 domain-containing protein gives MDVRCQPANPCIGLCQADNNGRCIGCGRTRQERYRWYQLSEVEQREILIRLDSESLSIIVEPR, from the coding sequence ATGGATGTGAGATGTCAGCCTGCGAATCCTTGCATTGGCCTATGCCAAGCCGACAACAATGGACGTTGTATTGGCTGTGGACGAACTCGCCAAGAAAGGTATCGCTGGTATCAACTGTCTGAAGTAGAACAGAGAGAGATACTTATCAGGCTTGATAGTGAGTCTCTCTCAATCATTGTCGAGCCGCGCTAG
- a CDS encoding VC2662 family protein, producing MKKILSAVAIVTAFASSVAVASTPVMFSSINNFNAPDNSAVGGVRLAALHGKVDTLKGVDFAIVGMSESDVTTGVNFGLLLGASKINQEMTGASLGLFNWNEGQTTGVNLGAVNVTNDVKGANVSFVNYSEGNTMVDVGAVNLSSESTVQVGIFNKTAKIEGVQVGLINCADNGFLPCFPIVNFAK from the coding sequence ATGAAAAAAATTCTTTCTGCAGTGGCGATTGTAACTGCCTTCGCATCTTCAGTCGCTGTTGCTTCAACGCCAGTTATGTTTTCTTCTATCAATAATTTCAATGCACCTGACAATTCAGCAGTTGGTGGTGTTCGTCTCGCGGCACTGCACGGTAAGGTCGACACACTAAAAGGTGTCGATTTTGCCATTGTTGGCATGTCGGAATCAGACGTCACTACGGGTGTTAACTTTGGCCTGTTACTTGGTGCTTCAAAAATCAATCAAGAAATGACGGGGGCATCTCTAGGCCTATTTAACTGGAACGAAGGCCAAACTACTGGGGTAAACCTAGGTGCTGTTAACGTGACTAACGATGTAAAAGGTGCCAACGTCAGCTTTGTGAACTATTCAGAAGGTAACACTATGGTTGATGTCGGTGCGGTTAACCTGTCAAGTGAATCAACGGTTCAAGTCGGTATCTTCAACAAAACGGCCAAAATTGAAGGTGTTCAGGTCGGTCTTATCAACTGTGCTGACAATGGCTTCCTACCATGCTTCCCTATTGTAAACTTTGCTAAATAG
- a CDS encoding GspS/AspS pilotin family protein, with protein MVRVKTLFLLTLAAILAGCSSATAEKQRHLEMLADSRANLLASELPLEHGPLSIMRASSKGTTIEIMMVYNQEAPGAKPTAQVLKQSIHTYCSSPDTKNNLEVGLSYRIKMRNSRGQLMADELVTYDRCTNSAN; from the coding sequence ATGGTACGAGTAAAAACGCTCTTCTTGCTAACTCTCGCTGCTATTTTGGCTGGCTGTTCATCTGCAACTGCGGAGAAACAAAGGCACCTTGAAATGCTCGCGGACAGTCGTGCAAATCTATTAGCATCTGAACTGCCTTTAGAGCATGGGCCGCTCTCCATCATGAGAGCAAGCTCAAAAGGCACAACCATTGAAATTATGATGGTTTACAATCAAGAAGCGCCCGGAGCGAAGCCAACGGCACAAGTTCTTAAGCAAAGTATTCATACTTATTGCAGTAGCCCAGACACAAAGAATAATCTTGAAGTTGGCCTGAGCTACCGCATTAAAATGCGTAATAGCCGCGGCCAACTGATGGCAGATGAACTTGTCACATATGATCGCTGCACCAATTCAGCCAACTAA
- a CDS encoding YciI family protein, whose product MWYVIFSQDVENSLEKRLSVRPAHLERLQALQNEGRLLTAGPMPAIDSDNPGEAGFTGSTVIAEFDSLEQAQTWADADPYIEAGVYEKVIVKPFKKVF is encoded by the coding sequence ATGTGGTATGTCATCTTTTCACAAGACGTTGAAAACTCGTTAGAAAAACGTCTAAGCGTTCGCCCTGCACACTTAGAACGTCTACAAGCACTGCAAAATGAAGGTCGTCTGTTAACGGCTGGACCAATGCCTGCAATTGACTCAGACAACCCAGGTGAAGCTGGCTTTACTGGCTCGACAGTAATTGCGGAGTTCGACTCCCTTGAGCAAGCGCAAACTTGGGCTGATGCTGACCCATATATTGAAGCGGGTGTTTACGAAAAAGTTATCGTCAAACCATTTAAGAAAGTATTTTAA
- the yciA gene encoding acyl-CoA thioester hydrolase YciA, protein MSHEMNAPKGQLLLRTLAMPADTNANGDIFGGWIMSQLDLAGGILAKEISSGRIVTVSVSSITFKKPVRVGDVVCCYGECTRIGRTSMSIDLEVWVKPVKEHGLEDRFMVCDATFNYVAIDADGKPRPIQ, encoded by the coding sequence ATGAGCCATGAAATGAATGCACCTAAAGGCCAACTTCTTCTAAGAACTCTCGCAATGCCCGCTGATACTAACGCTAATGGCGATATCTTTGGGGGTTGGATAATGTCACAACTCGATTTAGCTGGCGGGATTCTCGCTAAAGAGATCTCTTCAGGTCGTATCGTCACGGTCTCTGTTTCGAGTATCACCTTTAAAAAGCCCGTGCGCGTGGGTGATGTCGTATGCTGTTACGGCGAATGCACTCGAATCGGCCGCACATCGATGAGTATTGATTTAGAAGTTTGGGTTAAACCAGTAAAAGAACATGGTTTAGAAGATCGCTTTATGGTCTGTGATGCGACCTTCAATTACGTTGCCATCGACGCTGATGGAAAACCTCGTCCAATTCAGTAA
- a CDS encoding septation protein A, whose product MKQLLDFIPLIIFFALYKLQDIYVATGALIIASAVQIAITYFIYKKVEKMQLITFLMVAIFGGMTLFFHDDNFIKWKVTIIYTLFAAGLTISHLMGKSAIKGMLGKDITLPEPVWSKITWAWVAFFSFCAALNVYVAFKLPLDVWVNFKVFGLLIATFAFTLCTGIYIYKHMAKDDREANSSE is encoded by the coding sequence ATGAAACAACTGCTTGACTTCATCCCACTGATTATCTTTTTTGCCCTTTACAAACTGCAAGACATCTATGTCGCTACAGGAGCACTGATCATTGCTTCAGCAGTTCAAATCGCCATCACTTACTTCATCTATAAGAAAGTCGAAAAGATGCAACTTATCACCTTTCTAATGGTGGCTATCTTTGGCGGTATGACCCTCTTCTTCCACGATGATAACTTTATCAAATGGAAAGTAACGATTATCTACACGCTATTCGCCGCTGGACTTACAATCAGCCATCTCATGGGGAAATCGGCGATCAAGGGAATGCTTGGTAAAGACATCACCCTACCAGAGCCAGTTTGGAGCAAAATAACTTGGGCATGGGTGGCGTTCTTTTCATTTTGTGCGGCGCTAAACGTTTATGTGGCCTTTAAGCTGCCGCTTGATGTCTGGGTCAATTTTAAAGTCTTTGGTCTATTGATCGCGACTTTCGCTTTCACGCTATGCACTGGAATATATATTTATAAGCACATGGCTAAAGATGACCGCGAAGCAAACTCTAGCGAATAG
- the ihfA gene encoding integration host factor subunit alpha: MALTKADLAENLFEKLGYSKRDAKETVEAFFEEIRKALESGEQVKLSGFGNFDLRDKNERPGRNPKTGEDIPISARRVVTFRPGQKLKARVENIKIDD, translated from the coding sequence ATGGCGCTCACAAAGGCCGATTTGGCTGAGAACCTGTTTGAAAAGCTTGGATACAGTAAACGGGATGCCAAGGAAACGGTTGAGGCGTTTTTCGAAGAGATTCGTAAGGCACTTGAAAGTGGCGAACAGGTAAAACTGTCTGGTTTTGGGAATTTTGATCTGCGTGATAAAAATGAACGACCAGGTCGAAACCCGAAGACAGGTGAAGACATTCCAATCAGTGCACGTCGCGTAGTGACCTTCCGTCCTGGGCAAAAACTAAAAGCCCGTGTCGAAAACATTAAGATCGATGACTAA
- a CDS encoding HI1450 family dsDNA-mimic protein: MTELMSYDDAIDTAYDIFLEMAPDNLEPADVILFTAQFDERGAAELVETGDDWAGHVGFDVDKEIYAEVRVGLVNEENDVLDDVFARLLISRDPEHKFCHALWKRD, from the coding sequence ATGACTGAGCTTATGTCTTACGACGACGCCATTGATACCGCTTACGATATCTTTCTAGAAATGGCTCCTGACAATCTTGAGCCTGCTGATGTAATTTTGTTCACTGCACAATTTGATGAGCGCGGTGCTGCTGAGCTTGTAGAAACTGGTGATGATTGGGCTGGACATGTTGGCTTCGACGTAGACAAAGAGATTTACGCTGAAGTACGAGTAGGCCTAGTGAATGAAGAAAATGACGTCCTTGATGACGTATTTGCGAGACTGCTGATCAGCCGTGACCCAGAACATAAGTTCTGTCATGCATTGTGGAAGCGCGATTAA
- the yeiP gene encoding elongation factor P-like protein YeiP codes for MPKASELKKGFAIESNGKTLLIKDIEVTTPGGRGGAKIYKLRCTDLNTGARVDERYKSDDVLETVDMFKRASSFSYVDGDEYIFMDNEDYTQYTFKQDEIEDELQFITEEIKGLHIILVNGSAVGIELPATVELVIEETDPSIKGASASARTKPARFSTGLTVQVPEYIATGDRIVINTTERKYMSRA; via the coding sequence ATGCCAAAGGCAAGTGAGCTTAAAAAAGGTTTTGCTATCGAATCTAATGGTAAAACACTACTAATCAAAGACATCGAAGTAACCACTCCTGGTGGTCGTGGCGGCGCTAAAATTTACAAACTGCGTTGTACTGACCTAAATACAGGTGCTCGCGTTGATGAACGCTACAAATCGGACGATGTGCTTGAAACTGTAGATATGTTCAAGCGCGCATCGTCTTTCTCTTATGTTGATGGCGATGAGTACATCTTCATGGACAATGAAGATTACACTCAGTACACGTTCAAGCAAGACGAGATCGAAGATGAACTTCAGTTCATTACTGAAGAGATCAAAGGTCTTCACATCATTCTTGTTAACGGCAGCGCAGTAGGTATCGAGCTACCAGCAACTGTAGAACTAGTGATCGAAGAAACAGACCCATCGATCAAAGGTGCTTCAGCGTCAGCACGTACTAAGCCTGCTCGATTCTCTACAGGTTTAACAGTGCAGGTTCCTGAGTACATTGCAACTGGCGATCGCATCGTGATCAACACGACTGAACGTAAGTACATGAGCCGCGCATAA
- a CDS encoding nucleotidyltransferase domain-containing protein has translation MHLTTIDPKHAFQSHYQPAIDDLVSYLTNGLGDNLHSVYLYGSVARKNAKPGQSNIDVIVVTHRSFSDMRTTLFNSIKWRYQKAYPFITEVSFKTALVEDVASLDGILSWGFLLRHCSVCIYGEDLSECFGDYEPSWEIAKHWNMDVEDWVAVYRNRIARTDKDEDQVKAQKIIAKKLLRASYSLVMYKDKKWFDDPIECGQHFLNYYPEKQVEIDRLGILLSGRVIAKRSVIGILDSFGDWLVKQYKKTEFRIG, from the coding sequence ATGCATCTTACCACTATCGATCCGAAACACGCTTTTCAGTCACATTACCAACCTGCAATTGATGATCTAGTGAGCTATCTGACCAATGGCTTAGGCGACAACCTGCACAGCGTATATTTGTACGGCAGTGTTGCTCGTAAGAATGCCAAACCGGGACAGTCGAATATCGATGTGATTGTCGTAACGCATCGCAGTTTTAGCGACATGAGAACCACGCTGTTTAATTCAATCAAATGGCGTTATCAAAAGGCGTACCCGTTTATCACTGAAGTGTCGTTCAAAACGGCGTTGGTCGAAGATGTCGCCAGTCTTGACGGAATCCTATCGTGGGGCTTTTTACTGCGTCATTGCTCGGTTTGTATTTACGGTGAGGATCTCTCCGAATGTTTTGGTGATTACGAACCGAGTTGGGAGATTGCTAAGCATTGGAATATGGACGTTGAGGATTGGGTGGCGGTTTATCGTAACCGTATCGCAAGGACTGACAAAGATGAAGACCAAGTGAAGGCGCAAAAGATCATCGCCAAAAAGCTTCTGAGGGCCAGCTACTCCTTAGTGATGTACAAAGATAAAAAATGGTTTGATGATCCAATAGAGTGCGGTCAGCACTTCTTAAACTACTATCCGGAAAAACAGGTAGAAATTGATCGCCTAGGGATCTTGTTGTCAGGCCGCGTAATCGCCAAGCGCTCAGTTATAGGCATCCTAGATAGCTTTGGCGATTGGTTGGTTAAGCAATACAAAAAAACCGAATTTCGTATAGGCTAA
- a CDS encoding DNA polymerase II: MVIQNGFLLTRQARDINGQTQIDLWLSTPSGPAQLLIYGEKPVFFIPQTDLPTAENLAKQHAITVQWKPLPLKSFALQPLAACYCQLSKQSQQLSQILKQHDITVLEDDIRLADRYLMERFIKGSLEFTGREQNRTQFTRYSDVKCRQGDYTPDLKVVSLDIECSEKGILYSIGLDSPMDSRVIMIGTPEASETEIEWVADEKALLQAMVQWFQHFDPDVIIGWNVIDFDFRLLHKRADWNKVKLAIGRGQQNSYFRTSNTTQQAFISIPGRVVMDGIDTLKTATYHFRSWSLESVSQELLGEGKQIHNVHDRMDEINQMFRSDKPSLAKYNLQDCVLVNKIFTHTHLLEFAIERAKLTGVELDRVGGSVAAFTNLYLPQIHRAGYVAPNLYPENWIASPGGYVMDSIPDLYDSVLVLDFKSLYPSIIRSFLIDPMGLIEGLQLDIGKDDNQAVAGFRGGQFHRSRHFLPQMIEHLWAARDVAKKNNEQAFSQAIKIIMNSFYGVLGSSGCRFFDTRLASSITMRGHEIMKQTKKLIEDKGYQVIYGDTDSTFVSLNGEYSQQQADEIGHELVAYINTWWTKHLREEYNLNSILELEYETHYRKFLMPTIRGQETGSKKRYAGLIGEGANERIIFKGLESARTDWTPLAQEFQQSLYSMVFKGQNPSEYVRSFVEQTKAGEHDAKLTYQKRLRRKLSEYQKNVPPQVRAARMADEINSQLGRPLQYQNKGRIEYVITLGGPEPKEYQQNAIDYQHYIDKQLKPVAEAILPFIGVDFASLSEPQLGLF; encoded by the coding sequence ATGGTTATTCAAAACGGTTTTTTACTTACTCGCCAAGCTCGTGACATCAATGGTCAAACTCAAATTGATCTGTGGTTGTCGACGCCAAGTGGCCCAGCACAGCTACTTATTTATGGTGAAAAGCCGGTCTTTTTTATCCCTCAAACCGACTTACCCACTGCGGAAAATCTTGCTAAACAACATGCGATTACTGTCCAATGGAAGCCTTTACCACTCAAAAGCTTTGCTTTGCAACCTCTTGCGGCTTGTTATTGCCAGCTGAGCAAACAATCTCAACAGCTGAGTCAAATACTTAAACAACATGATATTACGGTACTTGAGGATGATATTCGCCTCGCCGACCGTTATTTGATGGAGCGCTTTATCAAGGGTAGCCTTGAGTTTACCGGTCGCGAGCAAAATAGAACTCAGTTTACACGCTATAGTGATGTGAAATGCCGTCAGGGTGACTACACGCCAGATTTGAAAGTGGTCTCGCTTGATATCGAATGTTCCGAGAAGGGCATCCTCTACTCCATTGGGCTTGATAGCCCAATGGATAGCCGAGTTATTATGATAGGAACACCCGAAGCGTCTGAAACGGAGATTGAATGGGTAGCCGATGAAAAAGCTCTGCTGCAGGCGATGGTCCAGTGGTTCCAACACTTTGACCCTGACGTCATCATCGGGTGGAACGTTATAGACTTTGACTTTAGGTTGCTGCACAAACGCGCCGATTGGAATAAGGTCAAGTTGGCGATTGGTCGCGGTCAGCAAAATAGCTATTTCCGAACTTCTAATACGACCCAACAAGCATTTATCTCGATTCCTGGTCGTGTGGTGATGGACGGCATTGATACCCTTAAAACCGCCACCTATCATTTCCGCAGTTGGTCGTTAGAGTCTGTCTCGCAAGAGCTACTTGGTGAAGGGAAACAGATCCACAACGTTCATGACCGGATGGATGAAATCAATCAGATGTTTCGTTCTGATAAGCCTTCGCTAGCCAAATACAACTTGCAAGACTGCGTGCTAGTCAACAAGATATTCACCCATACCCACCTGTTAGAATTTGCCATTGAACGGGCTAAGTTAACTGGCGTCGAACTTGATCGCGTTGGAGGTTCAGTTGCTGCTTTCACTAACTTGTACCTGCCTCAAATTCACCGCGCTGGCTATGTCGCCCCGAACCTGTATCCAGAGAATTGGATTGCCAGCCCGGGTGGTTATGTGATGGACTCTATCCCTGACCTTTATGACTCGGTATTAGTCCTCGATTTCAAAAGCCTTTATCCTTCTATCATCCGCAGTTTTTTGATTGATCCAATGGGGTTAATTGAAGGGTTACAGCTCGATATTGGTAAAGACGATAACCAAGCCGTAGCGGGGTTTCGTGGTGGCCAATTCCACCGTTCGCGCCACTTTTTACCACAAATGATCGAACATCTTTGGGCAGCTCGTGATGTAGCGAAAAAGAACAATGAACAGGCATTTTCTCAAGCGATCAAGATCATCATGAACTCTTTCTATGGCGTATTAGGTTCATCTGGCTGTCGCTTCTTCGATACGCGTCTCGCATCCAGTATCACGATGCGCGGCCATGAAATCATGAAGCAAACTAAGAAATTAATTGAAGATAAAGGTTATCAGGTCATTTATGGTGATACTGATTCGACCTTTGTGTCGTTAAATGGCGAGTACTCACAGCAACAAGCTGACGAGATTGGTCATGAGCTGGTTGCCTACATCAATACGTGGTGGACCAAGCATCTCAGAGAAGAATATAACCTCAACTCGATCCTTGAGCTTGAATACGAAACCCACTACCGCAAATTTTTGATGCCGACCATCCGCGGTCAAGAGACGGGTTCGAAAAAGCGTTATGCTGGTTTGATTGGTGAAGGCGCGAATGAACGCATTATCTTCAAAGGACTTGAAAGTGCCCGTACCGACTGGACACCCCTTGCGCAAGAGTTCCAACAATCACTCTACTCGATGGTCTTTAAAGGCCAAAACCCAAGCGAGTATGTGCGCAGTTTTGTTGAGCAGACCAAAGCTGGTGAGCATGATGCTAAGCTCACCTATCAAAAACGGCTACGTCGTAAACTGAGCGAATATCAGAAAAATGTGCCACCTCAAGTACGTGCTGCTCGAATGGCTGATGAAATAAACTCACAGCTTGGTAGACCACTTCAATATCAAAACAAAGGTCGTATTGAGTACGTGATCACCCTAGGTGGACCTGAGCCAAAAGAGTATCAGCAAAACGCGATTGATTATCAGCACTATATCGATAAACAGCTTAAACCAGTAGCTGAAGCTATTTTGCCGTTTATCGGCGTTGACTTTGCGTCGCTCAGTGAGCCTCAGCTTGGATTGTTTTAA
- the uvrY gene encoding UvrY/SirA/GacA family response regulator transcription factor, translated as MINVFLVDDHELVRTGIRRIIEDVRGMNVAGEAESGEEAVKWCRSNHADVILMDMNMPGIGGLEATKKILRFNPDVKIIVLTVHTENPFPTKVMQAGAAGYLTKGAGPDEMVNAIRMVNSGQRYISPEIAQQMALSQFSPASENPFADLSERELQIMMMITKGQKVTDISEQLNLSPKTVNSYRYRLFNKLDISGDVELTHLAIRHGMIDTETL; from the coding sequence TTGATAAATGTTTTCCTTGTAGATGATCACGAGCTGGTTCGCACAGGGATACGACGTATTATTGAAGACGTCCGTGGAATGAACGTAGCAGGGGAAGCTGAAAGCGGTGAAGAAGCAGTAAAATGGTGTCGTAGTAATCATGCAGACGTCATTTTAATGGATATGAATATGCCGGGTATTGGTGGTCTTGAAGCAACCAAGAAGATCCTGCGTTTTAATCCTGATGTGAAAATCATCGTTTTAACTGTTCATACGGAAAATCCGTTTCCAACTAAAGTGATGCAAGCAGGTGCCGCAGGCTACCTAACAAAAGGCGCTGGCCCAGATGAAATGGTCAATGCGATTCGTATGGTGAATAGTGGACAACGCTATATTTCACCTGAAATTGCTCAGCAAATGGCATTAAGTCAATTTTCTCCGGCATCGGAAAACCCGTTTGCTGATTTGTCTGAGCGTGAATTGCAAATCATGATGATGATTACTAAGGGACAAAAAGTCACTGATATTTCAGAGCAATTAAATCTCAGCCCGAAAACAGTGAACAGTTACCGTTACCGCTTATTCAATAAACTGGATATCAGCGGAGATGTGGAATTGACTCACTTGGCTATTCGCCATGGCATGATTGATACTGAGACCTTATAA
- the uvrC gene encoding excinuclease ABC subunit UvrC: MSQFDSASFLKTVTNQPGVYRMYNAEAVVIYVGKAKDLKKRLSSYFRVKVDSEKTRALVSNIDKIDVTVTHTETEALILEHNYIKQYLPKYNVLLRDDKSYPFIFVSGHKHPRLSMHRGAKKRKGEYFGPYPDSGAVRETLHLLQKIFPVRQCEDTVYSNRTRPCLMYQIGRCAAPCVSSVISDEEYAELVDLVRLFLQGKDQQVLSSLVEKMEQASQSLRFEQAAKFRDQIQAIRRVQEQQFVSEDSMDDMDVLGFAQENGIACIHILMIRQGKVLGSRSHFPKIPNSTTSQEVFYSFLSQYYLSHNEARTVPTKIILNHGLVEETKSLEEALSDIAGRRVQFHVNPTGTRGRYLKLSNTNALTAITTKINHKMTISQRFKELRELLEMESITRMECFDISHTMGESTIASCVVFNHEGPVKQEYRRYNISGITGGDDYAAMGQALERRYSKQLEVEKIPDIVFIDGGKGQLNRAHEIISQYWGDWPKRPHLIGIAKGVTRKPGLETLITVEGDEFNLPSDAPALHLMQHIRDESHNHAIAGHRAKRGKTRRTSALEGIEGVGPKRRQALLKYMGGLQELKRASVEEIAKVPGISFSLAENIYQALKQ, from the coding sequence ATGAGCCAATTTGATTCGGCTTCTTTTCTAAAAACCGTGACTAACCAGCCCGGCGTTTATCGTATGTATAACGCCGAGGCTGTCGTTATTTATGTCGGTAAAGCAAAAGATCTCAAAAAACGCCTTTCAAGCTATTTTCGCGTCAAAGTGGATAGTGAGAAAACGCGCGCGTTAGTCAGCAATATCGATAAGATTGATGTCACGGTGACTCATACCGAGACAGAAGCGCTCATTTTAGAGCACAACTACATCAAGCAGTATTTGCCTAAATACAATGTCTTGCTGCGTGATGATAAATCCTATCCTTTTATCTTCGTCAGTGGGCACAAACACCCGCGTCTTTCCATGCACCGCGGGGCAAAAAAGCGTAAAGGCGAGTATTTTGGTCCTTATCCAGACTCTGGTGCGGTAAGAGAAACGCTTCATCTGCTGCAAAAAATCTTCCCCGTTAGACAATGTGAAGACACGGTCTACAGCAATCGAACTCGTCCATGTTTGATGTATCAAATTGGTCGTTGTGCGGCCCCTTGTGTCAGTAGTGTCATTTCCGATGAAGAGTATGCAGAATTGGTCGATTTGGTACGACTCTTCTTACAAGGTAAGGATCAGCAAGTACTCAGTTCTTTGGTTGAGAAAATGGAACAAGCGAGTCAATCGCTGCGCTTTGAACAAGCCGCTAAGTTTCGCGACCAAATTCAGGCCATTCGCCGAGTTCAAGAGCAGCAATTTGTCTCGGAAGATTCGATGGATGATATGGACGTGTTAGGCTTCGCTCAAGAAAACGGCATTGCTTGCATCCATATCCTGATGATTCGCCAGGGTAAAGTGCTTGGTAGCCGTAGTCACTTTCCTAAAATCCCAAACAGTACTACGTCGCAAGAAGTGTTCTACTCTTTCTTGAGCCAGTATTATCTCAGTCATAATGAGGCGCGTACGGTTCCGACCAAAATCATTTTGAATCATGGCTTGGTGGAAGAGACGAAGTCACTGGAAGAAGCGTTATCTGACATTGCAGGACGTCGAGTGCAGTTTCATGTCAACCCAACTGGAACTCGCGGTCGATACCTTAAACTGTCGAATACTAATGCTCTTACGGCGATCACAACCAAGATCAACCATAAGATGACGATTTCTCAGCGTTTCAAAGAGCTGAGAGAACTTTTGGAGATGGAAAGCATTACCCGCATGGAATGTTTTGATATTTCTCATACCATGGGTGAGAGCACTATTGCTTCTTGTGTGGTGTTTAATCACGAAGGGCCCGTGAAGCAAGAGTATCGCCGCTACAATATCTCTGGGATTACCGGCGGTGACGATTATGCGGCGATGGGGCAGGCGTTAGAGCGACGTTACTCTAAACAACTTGAAGTAGAAAAAATACCAGATATCGTTTTCATTGATGGTGGTAAAGGGCAGCTAAACAGGGCTCATGAAATCATATCCCAATACTGGGGAGATTGGCCGAAACGCCCGCATTTGATCGGTATTGCCAAAGGTGTCACCCGTAAACCGGGTTTGGAAACTTTGATTACCGTCGAAGGAGACGAATTTAATTTGCCGAGTGACGCGCCAGCGCTCCACCTTATGCAGCATATTCGTGATGAGAGCCATAACCATGCGATTGCAGGGCATAGAGCTAAACGCGGAAAAACGAGAAGAACCAGTGCCTTAGAAGGTATTGAAGGAGTAGGGCCAAAGCGCAGGCAAGCACTCCTAAAATACATGGGTGGCTTGCAAGAGTTAAAGCGAGCAAGTGTAGAAGAAATCGCCAAAGTGCCCGGTATTAGCTTTTCTTTAGCAGAAAACATCTATCAAGCATTGAAACAATAA